In Blautia wexlerae DSM 19850, a single window of DNA contains:
- the metA gene encoding homoserine O-acetyltransferase MetA, producing MPIKIQSDLPVKEILEKENIFVMDESRASHQDIRPIQILILNLMPLKEETELQLLRSLSNTPLQVDVTFMAVQSHEAKNTSVSHLNKFYQTFPELKNNKYDGMIITGAPVEQMEFEEVDYWKELVEIMDWTNTHVTSTIYLCWAAQAGLYHHYGLKKRKLDKKMFGLFWHKVMNRKIPLVRGFDDMFLAPHSRHTEVPIEDIHNCKELTVLAESDEAGLFLAMADGGRKIFVMGHPEYDRVTLDGEYKRDVSKNLPIEIPENYYKDNNPENRPLLMWRAHANNLYTNWLNYYVYQSTPFDLYGTPDFSEI from the coding sequence ATGCCAATTAAAATACAGAGCGATCTGCCCGTAAAAGAGATTCTGGAAAAAGAAAATATTTTCGTGATGGATGAGTCACGTGCATCCCATCAGGATATCCGCCCCATTCAGATCCTCATTCTGAACCTGATGCCTCTGAAAGAGGAGACAGAGCTTCAGCTTCTGCGTTCCCTTTCCAACACACCGCTGCAGGTAGATGTCACCTTTATGGCAGTACAGAGCCATGAAGCGAAGAATACATCTGTGAGTCATCTGAATAAATTTTATCAGACATTTCCGGAACTGAAAAATAACAAATATGATGGAATGATCATCACAGGTGCTCCTGTAGAGCAGATGGAATTCGAAGAGGTAGACTACTGGAAGGAACTGGTAGAGATCATGGACTGGACAAACACCCATGTTACCTCCACCATTTATCTGTGCTGGGCTGCACAGGCAGGACTCTACCACCACTATGGACTGAAAAAACGCAAACTTGATAAGAAGATGTTTGGTCTTTTCTGGCATAAAGTGATGAACCGTAAGATTCCGCTGGTACGCGGATTCGACGATATGTTCCTTGCACCTCATTCCAGACATACGGAAGTTCCCATCGAGGATATCCATAACTGTAAAGAGCTGACAGTGCTTGCTGAATCCGATGAAGCAGGGCTTTTCCTTGCAATGGCAGACGGCGGCCGCAAGATCTTTGTAATGGGACATCCGGAATATGATCGTGTGACTCTTGACGGTGAGTACAAACGTGATGTCAGCAAAAACCTGCCCATCGAAATCCCGGAGAATTATTACAAAGACAACAACCCGGAAAACAGACCGCTCCTTATGTGGAGAGCACATGCGAACAACCTGTATACAAACTGGCTGAATTACTATGTCTACCAGTCAACTCCGTTCGACCTGTATGGAACACCGGATTTCAGCGAGATCTAA
- a CDS encoding Uma2 family endonuclease: protein MPLLEEEYRKEEKINGVIYDMSPSPNYQHGLVDGNIYRIISTGLQGTLCLAFMENLDYKYHAQENNDYVIPDVMIICDRKHLKGGSYTGTPRFIVETLSPATALRDMTVKKEIYQAAGVEEYWIISPKERAVQIYYLEDGKYDLKYSYILQDDPEEEHYNADTVVTLKDFPKISMTLAEMFENVE from the coding sequence ATGCCATTACTTGAAGAGGAATATAGAAAAGAAGAGAAGATTAATGGTGTAATCTATGATATGTCACCATCACCAAATTATCAGCATGGGCTTGTAGATGGTAATATTTATCGAATCATATCAACTGGTTTACAGGGAACACTGTGTTTAGCATTCATGGAGAATCTGGATTATAAATATCATGCACAGGAGAATAATGATTATGTGATACCAGATGTGATGATTATATGTGACCGTAAGCATTTGAAAGGTGGTTCCTATACTGGTACACCCAGATTTATTGTGGAAACTCTTAGCCCGGCAACAGCATTAAGAGATATGACTGTGAAGAAAGAAATTTACCAGGCAGCAGGTGTAGAAGAGTATTGGATCATCTCACCGAAAGAAAGAGCAGTACAGATTTATTATCTTGAGGATGGTAAATATGATTTGAAGTATAGCTATATCTTGCAGGATGATCCAGAAGAAGAACATTATAATGCAGATACAGTGGTGACACTGAAAGATTTTCCGAAAATCTCCATGACATTGGCAGAGATGTTTGAGAATGTAGAATAA
- a CDS encoding zinc dependent phospholipase C family protein: MRKKSHILLARYLADQMQTTASLQSHRKAFCLGSILPDIKPSFITRRHEFYGTFEDVKNRMKELADIRPDESNQRVYWRRFGEVIHYMADYFTFPHNKTYTGSFSQHNHYEKVLKNRLKECIQQGEAYAYLEPAIRFADFSTLIDYIEATHEKYLNKLRSVEEDIRFILNMCFQVVQGLIQICIGNKNFAGAIQAA, translated from the coding sequence TTGCGTAAAAAATCACATATTTTATTAGCAAGATACCTTGCGGATCAGATGCAGACCACAGCAAGCCTGCAGTCTCACAGAAAGGCTTTCTGCCTGGGCAGCATTCTGCCGGATATCAAACCGTCCTTTATCACCAGAAGACACGAGTTCTACGGAACATTTGAAGATGTCAAGAACCGGATGAAAGAACTGGCAGATATCAGACCGGATGAGAGTAACCAGAGAGTTTACTGGCGGCGGTTCGGCGAAGTGATCCACTATATGGCGGATTATTTTACCTTTCCTCATAATAAAACATATACAGGAAGCTTCAGCCAGCATAATCATTATGAGAAAGTACTTAAGAACAGACTGAAAGAATGTATACAGCAGGGAGAAGCATATGCATATCTGGAACCGGCCATCCGCTTCGCAGATTTCTCCACCCTGATCGATTATATCGAAGCTACTCATGAGAAATACCTCAACAAGCTCCGCAGCGTGGAAGAGGATATCCGCTTTATCCTGAATATGTGTTTTCAGGTAGTGCAGGGACTGATACAGATCTGCATTGGTAATAAGAACTTTGCAGGAGCCATTCAGGCAGCCTGA
- a CDS encoding C40 family peptidase, which translates to MKNKYLTRFLCLTLMSGMVLSGPASVLAAEDTAAYTADGSDFSDSGDFDSGSEDPAPADPTPAEPTPAPVDPTPADPTPAPVDPTPTDPTPTPAPADPTPTPTDPTPTPANPTPTPSSQITKAAQDVIDRIKELNAQTITLEKKATVQSIRTAYNALSDTEKAQVSNYNLLVQAEATIAQLEAQKNNANTNNPFTSNTSAAQTGTPVYYASNIHAGKDFYLDSLKNNYNLTFSDDFASVMDEIEKEYKEKNKVADASDVNGSKTTTSADSLLVRNWQDILAVYVYQQSQDGKTEFTLDSSCKKDLAKIFAEMNPIVRDKQDITHVTYANRKINYYIKKNKIAKKDRTILKKYVETDCKLLCAVVTAANGFVRESVGDDVSEERVNVISAAYSLVGKVGYFWGGKSTVIGEDPGWGTSEKVSAEGSKSTGTIRAYGLDCSGFVTWAVINGYQDKAMQGAVGDGTSDQWEKANVVTEADAQPGDLVFQKGPEAGSDNHVGILCGKTDAGDWIAVHCSSGKNGVTVGEAYSASFRYIRQPSFYPTQEQVQEMQSSSTVTTGDAAASTGTDIFSANVTVSNTLQDAMKSNTSDSTGFTTSGSTEKTSILPDKIDLSKEKVAVFKAK; encoded by the coding sequence ATGAAAAACAAGTATCTTACCAGATTCTTATGTCTGACATTGATGTCAGGAATGGTATTATCCGGTCCTGCGTCCGTACTTGCAGCAGAGGATACTGCTGCGTATACAGCAGACGGTTCTGATTTCAGCGATTCCGGTGATTTTGATTCAGGATCAGAGGATCCGGCGCCGGCAGATCCGACTCCTGCAGAGCCAACACCTGCGCCGGTAGATCCGACACCTGCAGACCCCACACCTGCACCGGTAGATCCGACACCAACAGATCCGACACCAACACCTGCACCGGCAGATCCGACTCCGACACCAACAGATCCGACTCCGACACCTGCGAATCCTACACCAACACCGTCTTCACAGATTACGAAGGCAGCCCAGGATGTGATCGACAGAATCAAAGAGTTGAACGCACAGACCATCACGCTGGAGAAGAAAGCCACTGTTCAGAGCATCCGCACTGCATATAATGCCTTGTCTGATACAGAGAAGGCACAGGTTTCTAATTATAATCTGCTGGTTCAGGCAGAAGCGACTATTGCTCAGCTGGAAGCGCAGAAGAACAATGCGAATACGAATAATCCATTTACGAGTAATACCAGTGCTGCACAGACCGGAACTCCGGTATATTATGCGTCCAATATCCACGCAGGTAAGGATTTCTATCTGGACAGCCTGAAGAATAACTACAATCTGACCTTCTCAGATGATTTCGCTTCTGTTATGGATGAGATCGAGAAGGAATATAAAGAGAAGAACAAAGTGGCAGATGCCAGCGATGTAAACGGCAGCAAGACCACCACATCTGCAGACAGTCTTCTGGTAAGAAACTGGCAGGATATCCTTGCAGTCTATGTATATCAGCAGAGCCAGGATGGAAAAACAGAATTTACCCTGGATTCTTCCTGCAAGAAAGACCTTGCGAAAATCTTTGCAGAGATGAACCCGATCGTAAGGGACAAGCAGGATATCACTCACGTTACATACGCTAATCGTAAAATCAACTACTATATTAAGAAAAATAAAATCGCAAAAAAGGATCGTACGATCCTTAAGAAATATGTGGAGACAGACTGCAAACTCCTCTGCGCGGTAGTAACAGCTGCCAACGGTTTTGTCCGCGAGAGCGTAGGAGATGATGTTTCCGAGGAAAGAGTAAATGTTATCTCCGCAGCCTATTCACTGGTTGGTAAAGTCGGTTACTTCTGGGGCGGCAAATCCACAGTGATCGGTGAAGATCCAGGTTGGGGAACCAGCGAGAAGGTATCAGCCGAGGGAAGCAAGAGCACCGGAACCATCCGCGCATACGGACTGGACTGCAGTGGTTTTGTCACCTGGGCCGTGATCAACGGATATCAGGATAAAGCAATGCAGGGAGCTGTAGGCGACGGAACTTCCGATCAGTGGGAGAAAGCAAACGTGGTAACTGAGGCAGATGCACAGCCCGGAGATCTGGTGTTCCAGAAAGGACCGGAAGCAGGAAGCGATAATCATGTAGGTATTCTCTGCGGTAAAACAGACGCAGGTGACTGGATCGCAGTACACTGCTCCTCCGGCAAGAATGGAGTAACAGTAGGCGAAGCATACAGTGCAAGCTTCCGTTACATCCGCCAGCCATCCTTCTACCCGACACAGGAACAGGTTCAGGAAATGCAGAGCAGCAGTACGGTAACAACAGGTGATGCAGCAGCTTCCACAGGAACAGATATCTTTTCTGCAAATGTGACAGTAAGCAATACTCTGCAGGATGCGATGAAGTCAAATACTTCCGACTCAACAGGATTCACAACATCAGGATCCACTGAGAAGACTTCCATCCTTCCGGATAAGATTGATCTGTCAAAAGAGAAAGTCGCTGTATTTAAGGCAAAATAA